One Spirochaetota bacterium DNA window includes the following coding sequences:
- a CDS encoding dynamin family protein yields the protein MGGNSEKQINIASHKLTQTLYNILNLIGQMGSEYEPYKIKLEEIAQRYSQGKIHLAVLGQFKRGKSSLLNALLGKKLLPTAVIPLTSVPTYIRYSEHPYVHVSFEGNKAGDTLSSKDPQEIQQFLSMYVSEESNPNNSLHVEGVELYYDAEILKKGVVLIDTPGIGSTHHHNTEATLNFLPQCDAALFLMSADPPITEVELDFLKQVVIRVNKIFFILNKIDYLSQGELEEVQRFIARVIRNKAGIQEDIALYPVSAKLGLEAKLSNNSELLLKSRFNYLEEHIVSFMSQKKEKVLQASIPRKSFEILVDLEMQLRLSLKAFTMPQEELEHKRILFDKTIKQAELQKTFSGDILAGERKRLLELLEEQSENLRQKARHYLESVANSCLYEKNTIDENAITQALALAIPGFFEHELGQMSRFFDAHVAQVIATHQKRASDIIDSVRKAASDLFDIPFIPHAPITGMEVTKEPYWVMHQWRYSYMAIPEELIDKLLPKSVRIKRIKKRIDRQIHALVLNNVENLRWATVQNLDSTFRTIMLNIDEQFAHVITITRKAIDVAIQKKQTYASEVAGQITHLEQLIAALVEHKKHIALFIKDSETV from the coding sequence GTATGAGCCATACAAGATTAAGCTTGAAGAGATAGCACAGCGTTATTCACAGGGAAAAATCCATTTAGCAGTATTAGGGCAATTTAAACGAGGTAAGAGTTCTTTATTGAATGCACTGTTAGGTAAAAAGCTTCTTCCCACTGCAGTCATCCCCTTAACCTCAGTCCCCACGTACATCAGGTACAGTGAACATCCGTATGTCCATGTAAGCTTTGAGGGCAATAAAGCTGGTGATACATTATCATCAAAAGATCCACAGGAAATTCAGCAATTTCTTTCAATGTATGTATCAGAAGAGTCCAATCCCAATAATTCATTGCACGTTGAAGGAGTGGAGTTATATTATGATGCAGAAATACTGAAAAAAGGTGTGGTGCTTATTGATACTCCCGGAATTGGTTCAACTCATCACCATAATACCGAAGCAACTCTCAACTTTCTTCCACAGTGTGATGCGGCACTTTTTTTAATGTCCGCTGATCCACCTATTACCGAGGTTGAACTGGATTTTTTAAAGCAGGTTGTTATCAGGGTTAATAAAATCTTTTTTATACTCAATAAGATTGATTATCTCAGTCAGGGCGAGCTTGAAGAAGTTCAACGATTTATTGCCCGTGTTATTCGTAATAAAGCTGGTATACAGGAAGATATTGCACTGTATCCGGTATCTGCAAAGCTAGGACTTGAGGCAAAGCTTTCAAATAACTCAGAGTTGCTTTTAAAAAGCAGGTTTAATTATCTTGAGGAGCATATTGTTAGTTTCATGTCGCAAAAGAAAGAAAAAGTATTGCAGGCCAGTATCCCTCGTAAAAGTTTTGAAATTCTTGTCGACTTAGAAATGCAATTAAGATTATCTTTAAAAGCTTTTACCATGCCTCAGGAAGAACTGGAACATAAACGTATACTGTTTGATAAAACCATAAAACAGGCAGAACTGCAAAAAACATTTTCAGGTGATATTCTTGCCGGTGAGCGCAAACGCCTGCTGGAACTTTTAGAAGAGCAGTCGGAAAATTTGCGACAAAAAGCGCGGCATTATCTGGAATCTGTTGCTAACAGTTGCCTTTATGAAAAAAATACCATTGATGAAAATGCCATAACACAGGCGCTTGCATTAGCCATACCAGGGTTTTTTGAACATGAGCTTGGCCAGATGTCGCGCTTTTTTGATGCTCATGTAGCACAGGTTATTGCAACTCATCAAAAGAGAGCAAGTGACATTATTGATTCAGTTAGGAAAGCTGCATCAGATTTATTTGATATTCCGTTTATTCCTCATGCGCCCATTACTGGTATGGAAGTTACTAAAGAACCGTACTGGGTAATGCATCAGTGGCGATATTCCTATATGGCTATACCTGAGGAACTTATTGATAAACTACTACCAAAGAGTGTGCGGATCAAGCGTATCAAAAAACGCATTGACCGACAGATTCATGCATTGGTTCTCAATAATGTAGAAAACCTACGGTGGGCAACAGTACAGAATTTGGATTCAACATTCCGTACCATCATGTTGAATATTGATGAGCAGTTTGCTCATGTTATAACTATTACCCGAAAAGCAATTGATGTGGCTATACAAAAGAAACAAACATACGCCAGTGAAGTTGCCGGGCAAATTACACATCTTGAACAATTGATTGCTGCACTGGTAGAACATAAAAAGCACATAGCGTTGTTTATCAAGGATTCTGAAACGGTGTAA
- a CDS encoding long-chain fatty acid--CoA ligase, which produces MKSPYASKPWLKHYDPGVPATIQYHQTPLHTMLENSVNEFPHNTALIFEGYRVSYAELFDMVKKFASFLDSIGVKKGDVVAILLPNMIQTVVAYYATITIGGIVAMCNPLYSDRELEYQFNDSGAKVLVCLDLLANRMIKLRSVTGIKHIIYASIGDYLPFPKNILFPLVARKNNMKADVYPAPDVCHFTYCLKVSKPNPPQVEISFDDVVAYQYTGGTTGVSKGAILTHRNLGCMVQMYEQWFKTNRGQEIAMAAPPIFHVLGMSAAMNLPLYMGWTIVLIPKPQPENLLKAIRLYRPTMSPLVPTMYVGMLQHPDLKKTDMTCFKLLTSGGASLPVEVLQEFKKLTGVEINEGFGMTETSPQTHLNPYKGKKKPGSIGIPYPDTDVKIVDLETGTKEVPVGKPGEMLFRGPQVTQGYHNKPEETKKAFTMDGFLKSGDIAYMDKDGYFFVVDRKKDLIISGGYNIYPREIEEVLYQHEKVAKCAVIGIPDTKRGENVKAFVVLKEGMSATPDELLDFCKERLAKYKWPVEIEIRKSLPESNVGKILKKELRTEITKKK; this is translated from the coding sequence ATGAAATCACCCTATGCATCTAAACCATGGTTGAAACACTATGATCCAGGTGTGCCAGCAACAATACAATACCACCAGACCCCGCTGCATACGATGCTAGAAAACAGTGTCAATGAATTTCCGCATAACACAGCACTTATTTTTGAAGGTTACAGAGTTAGCTATGCTGAACTCTTTGACATGGTAAAGAAATTTGCCTCATTTCTTGATTCAATTGGCGTCAAAAAAGGGGATGTTGTTGCAATTCTGCTTCCCAATATGATTCAGACTGTAGTAGCCTACTATGCTACTATAACCATTGGGGGCATTGTTGCAATGTGTAATCCATTGTATAGTGACAGGGAGCTTGAATATCAGTTTAACGATTCGGGTGCAAAGGTTTTGGTATGCCTTGATCTATTAGCAAATAGAATGATTAAGCTTAGATCTGTCACCGGCATAAAGCATATCATTTATGCTTCTATTGGTGACTATCTCCCATTCCCCAAAAATATTCTTTTTCCTCTTGTGGCACGTAAAAACAATATGAAAGCAGATGTGTACCCCGCACCCGATGTGTGCCACTTTACCTATTGCCTTAAGGTGTCAAAGCCAAATCCTCCACAGGTAGAAATTAGCTTTGATGATGTTGTTGCCTATCAGTATACCGGTGGCACAACAGGTGTATCAAAGGGAGCTATCTTAACACACCGCAATTTAGGCTGTATGGTGCAGATGTATGAACAGTGGTTTAAAACCAACCGTGGCCAAGAGATTGCAATGGCTGCACCACCCATATTCCATGTGTTGGGTATGTCGGCTGCGATGAATCTTCCACTGTATATGGGATGGACCATAGTGCTCATACCAAAGCCACAGCCAGAAAATCTGCTTAAAGCCATACGACTGTATCGCCCAACCATGTCGCCGCTGGTGCCTACCATGTATGTGGGTATGCTGCAGCATCCTGATTTAAAGAAAACCGATATGACCTGCTTCAAGCTGTTAACATCAGGTGGTGCTTCATTACCGGTTGAAGTATTGCAGGAATTTAAAAAGCTTACCGGCGTTGAGATTAATGAAGGCTTTGGCATGACCGAAACCTCACCACAGACACATCTCAACCCGTACAAGGGGAAGAAAAAACCGGGAAGCATTGGCATCCCGTATCCTGATACCGATGTTAAAATCGTGGATCTTGAAACGGGAACAAAAGAGGTGCCGGTGGGCAAACCCGGTGAGATGCTTTTCCGCGGTCCACAGGTAACACAGGGGTATCATAATAAACCTGAAGAAACCAAAAAGGCTTTTACCATGGATGGATTTTTAAAATCCGGTGATATAGCGTATATGGATAAAGATGGATACTTCTTTGTTGTTGACCGCAAGAAGGACCTCATTATTTCAGGTGGATACAATATATATCCACGTGAAATTGAAGAAGTGCTGTATCAGCATGAAAAAGTTGCTAAATGCGCTGTTATAGGCATACCTGATACAAAACGTGGGGAGAACGTAAAAGCGTTTGTTGTTTTGAAAGAAGGTATGAGTGCAACCCCTGATGAGTTGCTTGATTTCTGTAAAGAGCGCCTGGCTAAATATAAATGGCCTGTTGAAATTGAAATCAGAAAGAGCTTGCCTGAATCCAATGTTGGCAAGATTCTTAAAAAGGAATTACGTACTGAAATAACAAAGAAGAAATAA